A genomic region of Dioscorea cayenensis subsp. rotundata cultivar TDr96_F1 chromosome 25, TDr96_F1_v2_PseudoChromosome.rev07_lg8_w22 25.fasta, whole genome shotgun sequence contains the following coding sequences:
- the LOC120253013 gene encoding uncharacterized protein LOC120253013: MAHHHHLLLPLILVQILFLILPSSSSHAATQAIFSQPLQLLFGGQSLTDGDLTLSLSNDCGLILHKASIPVLDFNTSTTTSYCALFVSEDGQLILTAKLGIFGPAIWNNGVTPKTFFDMNKPSLDLNHEELKTAGSTDYILFSGNIATGSANGDVVIAQNGNISTVITKKCALAVKDDTGKTIWSTWPTSAEPTQCFLELTSHGELLLQGYNESGVYTQWKGGYTARENLYVCLLRYFGRIAIYGLKTWLYQDGSSSAGAVAAVVAEKIKMVTA, encoded by the exons AtggctcatcatcatcatcttctcctcCCATTGATCCTTGTCCAAATTCTTTTCCTCATCCTCCCATCATCATCCTCCCATGCAGCAACACAAGCCATATTCTCGCAGCCTCTCCAACTCCTCTTCGGCGGCCAAAGCCTCACCGACGGTGACTTAACTTTATCCCTATCCAATGATTGTGGCCTTATCCTCCACAAAGCCAGCATCCCCGTCCTAGACTTCAACACAAGCACCACCACCTCATACTGTGCCCTCTTCGTCAGCGAAGACGGCCAACTCATTCTG ACGGCAAAACTTGGTATCTTCGGTCCTGCCATCTGGAACAATGGTGTCACGCCTAAAACTTTCTTTGATATGAACAAACCCAGCCTAGACCTTAACCATGAAGAACTGAAGACAGCTGGTTCCACAGATTACATTCTTTTCTCTGGTAACATTGCCACTGGCAGTGCAAATGGTGATGTTGTTATTGCTCAAAATGGCAATATTTCAACTGTTATTACTAAAAAGTGTGCACTCGCTGTAAAGGATGATACTGGTAAGACTATATGGTCTACATGGCCAACGAGTGCTGAACCAACACAGTGCTTCCTTGAGCTTACGTCTCATGGAGAGCTGCTTCTTCAAGGGTATAATGAATCTGGAGTTTATACACAGTGGAAAGGTGGATATACAGCGAGAGAGAATCTATATGTTTGTCTTCTTCGGTATTTTGGTCGGATTGCTATTTATGGACTTAAGACTTGGCTTTATCAAGATGGTTCTTCTTCTGCTGGTGCTGTTGCCGCTGTTGTTGCTGAGAAGATTAAGATGGTCACTGCTTAG